A genomic window from Lutra lutra chromosome 17, mLutLut1.2, whole genome shotgun sequence includes:
- the PLA2G15 gene encoding phospholipase A2 group XV isoform X1, whose translation MGLRVCFYRATLLPGGFLFLLLLADPALPVGRPPPVVLVPGDLGNQLEAKLDKPTVVHYLCSKRTDSYFTLWLNLELLLPVIIDCWIDNIRLVYNSTSRATQFPDGVDVRVPGFGKTFSLEFLDPSKSSVGSYFHTMVESLVDWGYTRGEDVRGAPYDWRRAPNENGPYFLALREMIEEMHQLYGGPVVLVAHSMGNMYTLYFLQRQPQAWKNKYIRAFVALGAPWGGVAKTWRVLASGDNNRIPVIGPLKIREQQRSAVSTSWLLPYNYTWSSGKIFVHTPTTNYTLRDYRRFFQDISFKDGWLMRQDTEGLVEATVPPGVPLHCLYGTGVPTPDSFYYESFPDRDPKICFGDGDGTVNLQSALQCQAWHGRQEQQVLLQALPGSEHIEMLANATTLAYLKRVLLGP comes from the exons ATGGGTCTTCGCGTCTGCTTCTACCGTGCGACGCTGCTCCCGGGTGGCTTTCTGTTCCTCCTGCTCCTGGCAGACCCGGCGCTCCCGGTCGGACGTCCCCCTCCGGTGGTGCTGG tGCCCGGCGATTTGGGCAACCAGCTGGAGGCAAAGCTAGACAAGCCAACGGTTGTGCACTACCTCTGCTCCAAGAGGACGGACAGCTACTTCACACTCTGGCTCAACCTCGAACTGCTGCTGCCTGTCATCATTGACTGCTGGATTGACAATatcag GCTGGTCTACAACAGTACGTCCCGGGCCACCCAGTTCCCAGATGGTGTGGATGTGCGCGTCCCTGGCTTTGGGAAGACTTTCTCACTAGAGTTCCTGGACCCCAGCAAAAGCAGTGTGG GTTCCTATTTCCATACCATGGTAGAGAGCCTTGTAGACTGGGGCTACACACGGGGTGAGGATGTCCGGGGGGCCCCCTACGACTGGCGCCGAGCCCCAA ATGAAAATGGGCCCTACTTCCTGGCCCTCCGGGAGATGATCGAGGAGATGCACCAGCTGTATGGGGGCCCTGTGGTGCTGGTTGCCCACAGCATGGGCAACATGTACACACTCTACTTTCTGCAGCGACAGCCACAGGCCTGGAAGAACAAGTATATCCGGGCGTTTGTGGCACTGGGTGCGCCCTGGGGGGGCGTGGCCAAGACTTGGCGTGTCCTGGCCTCAG GAGACAACAATCGGATCCCAGTCATCGGGCCCCTGAAGATCCGGGAGCAGCAGCGATCTGCCGTCTCCACCAGCTGGCTGCTGCCCTACAACTACACCTGGTCATCTGGGAAGATCTTCGTGCACACCCCCACAACCAACTACACGCTGCGGGACTATCGCCGCTTCTTCCAGGACATCAGCTTCAAAGATGGGTGGCTCATGCGGCAGGACACGGAGGGGCTGGTTGAAGCCACAGTGCCTCCCGGCGTGCCGCTGCACTGCCTCTACGGCACCGGTGTCCCCACGCCAGACTCCTTCTACTACGAGAGCTTCCCGGACCGCGATCCCAAAATCTGCTTTGGTGACGGCGATGGCACCGTGAACTTGCAGAGTGCCCTGCAGTGCCAGGCCTGGCACGGACGCCAGGAGCAGCAAGTGTTGTTGCAGGCGCTGCCGGGCAGTGAGCACATAGAGATGTTGGCCAATGCCACCACCTTGGCCTACCTGAAACGTGTGCTCCTTGGGCCCTGA
- the PLA2G15 gene encoding phospholipase A2 group XV isoform X2 translates to MVESLVDWGYTRGEDVRGAPYDWRRAPNENGPYFLALREMIEEMHQLYGGPVVLVAHSMGNMYTLYFLQRQPQAWKNKYIRAFVALGAPWGGVAKTWRVLASGDNNRIPVIGPLKIREQQRSAVSTSWLLPYNYTWSSGKIFVHTPTTNYTLRDYRRFFQDISFKDGWLMRQDTEGLVEATVPPGVPLHCLYGTGVPTPDSFYYESFPDRDPKICFGDGDGTVNLQSALQCQAWHGRQEQQVLLQALPGSEHIEMLANATTLAYLKRVLLGP, encoded by the exons ATGGTAGAGAGCCTTGTAGACTGGGGCTACACACGGGGTGAGGATGTCCGGGGGGCCCCCTACGACTGGCGCCGAGCCCCAA ATGAAAATGGGCCCTACTTCCTGGCCCTCCGGGAGATGATCGAGGAGATGCACCAGCTGTATGGGGGCCCTGTGGTGCTGGTTGCCCACAGCATGGGCAACATGTACACACTCTACTTTCTGCAGCGACAGCCACAGGCCTGGAAGAACAAGTATATCCGGGCGTTTGTGGCACTGGGTGCGCCCTGGGGGGGCGTGGCCAAGACTTGGCGTGTCCTGGCCTCAG GAGACAACAATCGGATCCCAGTCATCGGGCCCCTGAAGATCCGGGAGCAGCAGCGATCTGCCGTCTCCACCAGCTGGCTGCTGCCCTACAACTACACCTGGTCATCTGGGAAGATCTTCGTGCACACCCCCACAACCAACTACACGCTGCGGGACTATCGCCGCTTCTTCCAGGACATCAGCTTCAAAGATGGGTGGCTCATGCGGCAGGACACGGAGGGGCTGGTTGAAGCCACAGTGCCTCCCGGCGTGCCGCTGCACTGCCTCTACGGCACCGGTGTCCCCACGCCAGACTCCTTCTACTACGAGAGCTTCCCGGACCGCGATCCCAAAATCTGCTTTGGTGACGGCGATGGCACCGTGAACTTGCAGAGTGCCCTGCAGTGCCAGGCCTGGCACGGACGCCAGGAGCAGCAAGTGTTGTTGCAGGCGCTGCCGGGCAGTGAGCACATAGAGATGTTGGCCAATGCCACCACCTTGGCCTACCTGAAACGTGTGCTCCTTGGGCCCTGA
- the PLA2G15 gene encoding phospholipase A2 group XV isoform X3, translating to MGLRVCFYRATLLPGGFLFLLLLADPALPVGRPPPVVLVPGDLGNQLEAKLDKPTVVHYLCSKRTDSYFTLWLNLELLLPVIIDCWIDNIRLVYNSTSRATQFPDGVDVRVPGFGKTFSLEFLDPSKSSVGSYFHTMVESLVDWGYTRGEDVRGAPYDWRRAPTTATGLEEQVYPGVCGTGCALGGRGQDLACPGLRRQQSDPSHRAPEDPGAAAICRLHQLAAALQLHLVIWEDLRAHPHNQLHAAGLSPLLPGHQLQRWVAHAAGHGGAG from the exons ATGGGTCTTCGCGTCTGCTTCTACCGTGCGACGCTGCTCCCGGGTGGCTTTCTGTTCCTCCTGCTCCTGGCAGACCCGGCGCTCCCGGTCGGACGTCCCCCTCCGGTGGTGCTGG tGCCCGGCGATTTGGGCAACCAGCTGGAGGCAAAGCTAGACAAGCCAACGGTTGTGCACTACCTCTGCTCCAAGAGGACGGACAGCTACTTCACACTCTGGCTCAACCTCGAACTGCTGCTGCCTGTCATCATTGACTGCTGGATTGACAATatcag GCTGGTCTACAACAGTACGTCCCGGGCCACCCAGTTCCCAGATGGTGTGGATGTGCGCGTCCCTGGCTTTGGGAAGACTTTCTCACTAGAGTTCCTGGACCCCAGCAAAAGCAGTGTGG GTTCCTATTTCCATACCATGGTAGAGAGCCTTGTAGACTGGGGCTACACACGGGGTGAGGATGTCCGGGGGGCCCCCTACGACTGGCGCCGAGCCCCAA CGACAGCCACAGGCCTGGAAGAACAAGTATATCCGGGCGTTTGTGGCACTGGGTGCGCCCTGGGGGGGCGTGGCCAAGACTTGGCGTGTCCTGGCCTCAG GAGACAACAATCGGATCCCAGTCATCGGGCCCCTGAAGATCCGGGAGCAGCAGCGATCTGCCGTCTCCACCAGCTGGCTGCTGCCCTACAACTACACCTGGTCATCTGGGAAGATCTTCGTGCACACCCCCACAACCAACTACACGCTGCGGGACTATCGCCGCTTCTTCCAGGACATCAGCTTCAAAGATGGGTGGCTCATGCGGCAGGACACGGAGGGGCTGGTTGA